One segment of Streptomyces sp. TG1A-8 DNA contains the following:
- the ppk2 gene encoding polyphosphate kinase 2, which produces MTKGEQTHGTGDGNDLLRGLEVDDRQPERPVLLDAGGRPIETWRENHPYDRRIGRREYERTKRILQIELLKLQRWVKDTGQRVVVVCEGRDAAGKGGTIKRFTERMNPRGARVVALEKPTEREAGQWYFQRYATYLPARGEIVFFDRSWYNRAGVERVMGFCTETEYRQFLGQAPMFEQLLTDDGILLVKFWFSVSRAEQRTRFAIRQVDPVRRWKLSPTDLASLDRWDDYTAAKVEMFRATDTAHAPWTVVKNNDKRRGRLEAMRSLLDRFDYPAKDHAAVGKPDPLIVGAADTLLEPGEEPTTLSPTPLAGPGGEPGNHPDPR; this is translated from the coding sequence GTGACGAAGGGGGAGCAGACCCACGGCACGGGGGACGGGAACGACCTGCTGCGGGGCCTCGAGGTGGACGACCGGCAACCGGAGCGGCCGGTGCTCCTGGACGCCGGTGGCCGGCCGATCGAGACCTGGCGCGAGAACCACCCCTACGACCGCAGGATCGGCCGGCGCGAGTACGAACGTACCAAGCGGATCCTGCAGATCGAACTGCTCAAGCTGCAGCGCTGGGTGAAGGACACCGGCCAGCGGGTCGTCGTGGTCTGCGAGGGGCGCGACGCGGCCGGCAAGGGGGGCACCATCAAGCGGTTCACCGAGCGGATGAACCCCCGCGGGGCCCGCGTGGTGGCACTGGAGAAGCCGACCGAGCGCGAAGCGGGACAATGGTACTTCCAGCGGTACGCGACCTACCTGCCGGCCCGCGGCGAGATCGTCTTCTTCGACCGCTCCTGGTACAACCGGGCGGGTGTCGAACGGGTCATGGGTTTCTGCACGGAGACCGAGTACCGGCAGTTCCTCGGCCAGGCCCCGATGTTCGAGCAACTGCTCACCGACGACGGCATCCTGCTGGTGAAGTTCTGGTTCTCGGTGTCCCGCGCCGAGCAGCGCACCCGGTTCGCGATACGCCAGGTCGACCCGGTGCGCCGCTGGAAGCTCTCCCCCACCGATCTGGCCTCGCTCGACCGCTGGGACGACTACACCGCCGCCAAGGTCGAGATGTTCCGGGCGACGGACACGGCGCACGCGCCGTGGACGGTCGTGAAGAACAACGACAAACGGCGGGGCCGGCTGGAAGCGATGCGCAGCCTCCTGGACCGCTTCGACTACCCGGCCAAGGACCACGCGGCCGTGGGCAAACCCGATCCGCTAATCGTCGGCGCGGCGGACACCCTGCTCGAACCGGGCGAGGAACCCACGACCCTGTCGCCCACCCCGCTGGCCGGCCCCGGCGGCGAACCCGGCAACCACCCGGACCCGCGGTGA
- a CDS encoding catalase, translating to MTDVASSGPEPGDDRKTLTNRQGHPVYDNQNQRTVGARGPATLENYQFLEKISHFDRERIPERVVHARGVTAFGYFEAYGAWGDEPISRYTRAKLFQERGKRTELAVRFSTVIGGRDSSEAARDPRGFAVKFYTEDGNWDLVGNNLGVFFIRDAIKFPDVIHALKPDPVDFEQKPNRIFDFMSQTPESMHMLVNLFSPRGIPADYRHMQGFGVNTYKWVNAEGDTVLVKYHWMPKQGVRSMTEEDAANVQADSLGHATKDLYEAVGRGEYPEWELLVQMMEDHEHPELDFDPLDDTKTWPEQDFPPKPVGRMVLDRMPDNYFAENEQISFGTGVLVDGLDFSDDKMLIGRTFSYSDTQRYRVGPNYLQLPVNQAKNAEVRTNQRDGLMTYHVDGGGENPHVNYEPSIRGGLREAQYPMHDEQGPEIRGRLTRKRIPRTNDYQQAGQRYLLMEQWERDDLVKNLVGQLSRCDRPIQERMVWHFLLVDNDLGLRVGEGLGIRPEDVADLEPLASQDLTAEDKERLSNLGKNPPRDVEGITMTHCVPDERHMVTR from the coding sequence ATGACGGACGTAGCCAGCAGCGGCCCCGAGCCCGGAGACGACCGGAAGACCCTCACCAACAGGCAGGGTCACCCGGTCTACGACAACCAGAACCAGCGCACCGTCGGCGCTCGGGGGCCCGCGACCCTGGAGAACTACCAGTTCCTGGAGAAGATCAGCCACTTCGACCGCGAGCGCATCCCCGAGCGCGTGGTGCACGCGCGGGGCGTGACCGCGTTCGGCTACTTCGAGGCGTACGGCGCCTGGGGTGACGAGCCGATCAGCCGCTACACCCGCGCCAAGCTGTTCCAGGAGCGCGGCAAGCGCACGGAGCTCGCCGTGCGCTTCTCCACCGTGATCGGCGGCCGGGACTCCTCCGAAGCGGCACGCGATCCGCGCGGCTTCGCGGTGAAGTTCTACACCGAGGACGGCAACTGGGACCTCGTCGGCAACAACCTGGGTGTCTTCTTCATCCGTGACGCCATCAAGTTCCCCGACGTCATCCACGCCCTCAAGCCGGACCCGGTGGACTTCGAGCAGAAGCCGAACCGGATCTTCGACTTCATGTCGCAGACCCCGGAATCCATGCACATGCTCGTCAACCTGTTCAGCCCGCGCGGCATCCCCGCCGACTACCGCCACATGCAGGGCTTCGGTGTGAACACGTACAAGTGGGTCAACGCCGAGGGCGACACCGTACTGGTGAAGTACCACTGGATGCCCAAGCAGGGCGTGCGCTCCATGACCGAGGAGGACGCCGCGAACGTCCAGGCCGACTCCCTCGGCCACGCCACCAAGGACCTGTACGAGGCGGTCGGGCGCGGCGAGTACCCCGAGTGGGAACTGCTCGTGCAGATGATGGAGGACCACGAGCACCCGGAACTGGACTTCGACCCGCTGGACGACACCAAGACCTGGCCCGAGCAGGACTTCCCGCCCAAGCCGGTGGGCCGGATGGTGTTGGACCGCATGCCCGACAACTACTTCGCGGAGAACGAGCAGATCTCCTTCGGCACCGGTGTGCTCGTCGACGGACTGGACTTCTCCGACGACAAGATGCTCATCGGCCGCACCTTCTCCTACAGCGACACCCAGCGCTACCGCGTCGGACCCAACTACCTCCAGCTCCCGGTCAACCAGGCGAAGAACGCCGAGGTCCGCACCAACCAGCGCGACGGACTGATGACCTACCACGTCGACGGGGGCGGGGAGAACCCCCACGTCAACTACGAGCCGTCGATCCGGGGCGGCCTGCGTGAGGCGCAGTACCCGATGCACGACGAGCAGGGCCCGGAGATCCGCGGCCGGCTCACCCGCAAGCGCATCCCCCGCACCAACGACTACCAGCAGGCCGGTCAGCGCTACCTGCTCATGGAGCAGTGGGAGCGGGACGACCTGGTGAAGAACCTCGTGGGCCAGCTCTCCCGGTGTGACCGGCCCATCCAGGAACGCATGGTCTGGCACTTCCTGCTGGTGGACAACGACCTCGGCCTCAGGGTCGGCGAGGGCCTCGGCATCCGCCCGGAGGACGTCGCGGACCTGGAACCGCTGGCCAGTCAGGACCTGACCGCGGAGGACAAGGAGCGGCTCTCCAACCTCGGCAAGAACCCGCCGCGCGACGTCGAGGGCATCACGATGACGCACTGCGTCCCCGACGAACGACACATGGTGACCCGCTGA
- a CDS encoding glycosyl hydrolase — protein sequence MQKYIPQRGGTSRRAVLAASLAAGAAVALTAVGAPAAGAASALPSAGAGNPSDDWFAAAPRSVRPKFRWWWPDGLVDPAEIAREIDQIADAGFGGAEIAAVHHSVKDKSVLDTAHHGWGSAPWREGVEAALRQAARRGLTIDLTLGPSWPVAVPGVTPDDEAAAQELAHGRVFVAAGATYQGPVPEPVRTAASGVTRRNLLAVQAVRVEPANATRKETGLDLASVRDLTATVRDGALAWTAPADGDWVLLSHWQRGTAQQPESGPHSSPAAYVVDHLSPAGTAAVTGFWERAVLTGTVRRLLRAAGGAFFEDSVELETDALLWTSALPDAFEKHTGHSLLPYLPALVLDKGNQVFAFEAQVTRQIRHDFWETVSQLFNTHHVTALRDWAHSHGMALRSQPYGLQTDAIASAAILDIPEGESLGFKNLDDFRCLAGGRDMAGHTVLSCESGAYTGSAYSTTWDRFLRTMGGAYAAGVNQTVVHGFSYATAPGVSWPGFAAFSPYNGASGYGESWGPRQPTWRHAEDVAGYLGRVHQVLQTGSPRADVAVFRQTGYTATGIGASWFTATGVPLGWTHQFLSGPLLDLPGARVSDGRLAPDGPAYKALFVEGDFFYGSTPTLALADARKLLGLAAAGLPMVLLGAFDQALTPGVPDQGETEQLRDVLARLLALPHVTAVTDKAAVGDALAALGVAPDARYATPSTLLNAHRVSGDTDFYYLCNGKHAETVKPPVATIDHDITLRRTRRGTTVPYLLDPWTGEAARIGRYTEDGDGITVRVTLEPGQATVIALGRPGLFGDRNGDSPHAVGGDAERVLFTARGLAVRTTTAGTCTTELSNGRTVTTTVPRVPEPVTPARWQLEVEDWRPGAGPTSTEIVRRTLRLDALLPWSQIPDLADSAGIGRYRTTVVLPSDWTSSHGAYLELGQVSDTFRVTVNGTPLAPADRLHPVVDLGGRLRSGDNVIEVEVATPLINRLRVAQPAVFGAVARQAYGLTGPVRLVPYVQEVLG from the coding sequence ATGCAGAAGTACATCCCGCAGCGTGGCGGGACCTCCCGGCGCGCGGTACTGGCCGCCTCCCTGGCCGCCGGCGCCGCCGTGGCCCTCACGGCGGTCGGTGCCCCGGCAGCCGGCGCCGCCTCGGCCCTCCCGTCGGCCGGTGCCGGGAACCCGTCCGACGACTGGTTCGCCGCCGCACCGCGCTCCGTGCGCCCCAAGTTCCGCTGGTGGTGGCCCGACGGCCTGGTCGACCCGGCGGAGATCGCCCGGGAGATCGACCAGATCGCGGACGCCGGCTTCGGCGGTGCCGAGATCGCCGCCGTCCACCACAGCGTCAAGGACAAGTCCGTCCTGGACACCGCGCACCACGGCTGGGGCAGCGCGCCGTGGCGCGAGGGCGTCGAGGCCGCCCTGCGCCAGGCCGCCCGCCGCGGCCTGACCATCGACCTCACCCTCGGCCCCAGCTGGCCCGTCGCCGTCCCCGGCGTCACCCCCGACGACGAAGCCGCCGCCCAGGAACTCGCCCACGGCCGCGTCTTCGTGGCCGCCGGTGCCACCTACCAGGGGCCGGTCCCCGAGCCCGTGCGCACGGCCGCCTCCGGCGTCACCCGGCGCAACCTGCTCGCCGTCCAGGCGGTCCGCGTCGAGCCCGCCAACGCCACCCGCAAGGAGACCGGCCTCGACCTCGCCAGCGTCCGCGACCTCACGGCCACCGTCCGCGACGGCGCCCTGGCCTGGACGGCCCCCGCGGACGGCGACTGGGTGCTGCTCTCCCACTGGCAGCGCGGCACCGCACAGCAGCCCGAGTCCGGCCCGCACTCCTCCCCGGCCGCCTACGTCGTCGACCACCTCAGCCCCGCCGGCACCGCCGCCGTCACCGGCTTCTGGGAGCGGGCCGTGCTGACCGGCACCGTGCGCCGGCTGCTCAGGGCGGCGGGCGGCGCCTTCTTCGAGGACTCCGTGGAGCTGGAGACCGACGCCCTCCTGTGGACGTCCGCACTGCCCGACGCCTTCGAGAAGCACACGGGCCACTCGCTGCTGCCCTACCTGCCCGCCCTCGTCCTGGACAAGGGCAACCAGGTCTTCGCCTTCGAGGCGCAGGTCACCCGGCAGATCCGGCACGACTTCTGGGAGACCGTCTCCCAGCTCTTCAACACCCACCACGTCACCGCGCTGCGCGACTGGGCGCACTCGCACGGGATGGCGCTGCGCTCGCAGCCGTACGGGCTGCAGACCGACGCCATCGCCTCCGCCGCGATCCTGGACATCCCCGAGGGCGAGTCGCTCGGGTTCAAGAACCTGGACGACTTCCGCTGCCTGGCCGGCGGGCGCGACATGGCCGGGCACACGGTGCTGTCCTGCGAGTCGGGCGCGTACACCGGGTCCGCGTACAGCACGACCTGGGACCGCTTCCTGCGCACGATGGGCGGCGCCTACGCGGCCGGCGTCAACCAGACGGTGGTGCACGGCTTCTCCTACGCCACCGCCCCGGGAGTGAGCTGGCCCGGCTTCGCCGCCTTCAGCCCGTACAACGGCGCCTCCGGCTACGGCGAGTCCTGGGGGCCGCGGCAGCCCACCTGGCGGCACGCCGAGGACGTCGCCGGCTACCTCGGCCGTGTGCACCAGGTCCTGCAGACCGGCAGCCCGCGCGCCGACGTCGCCGTCTTCCGGCAGACCGGCTACACCGCCACCGGCATCGGCGCCTCCTGGTTCACCGCGACCGGCGTACCACTCGGCTGGACCCACCAATTCCTGAGCGGGCCGCTCCTCGACCTGCCCGGTGCCCGGGTCTCCGACGGACGCCTCGCCCCGGACGGCCCCGCCTACAAGGCCCTCTTCGTCGAGGGGGACTTCTTCTACGGCTCCACCCCGACGCTCGCCCTGGCGGACGCCCGCAAACTGCTGGGGCTGGCCGCGGCGGGGCTGCCCATGGTCCTGCTCGGCGCCTTCGACCAGGCACTCACCCCCGGTGTGCCGGACCAGGGCGAGACGGAGCAGCTGCGCGACGTCCTCGCCCGGCTCCTGGCCCTGCCGCACGTCACCGCCGTCACCGACAAGGCGGCCGTGGGGGACGCCCTGGCCGCCCTCGGCGTCGCCCCGGACGCCCGCTACGCGACGCCGTCCACGCTGCTGAACGCCCATCGCGTCAGCGGGGACACCGACTTCTACTACCTGTGCAACGGCAAGCACGCCGAGACCGTCAAACCGCCGGTCGCGACGATCGACCACGACATCACCCTGCGCCGCACCCGGCGCGGCACCACCGTCCCCTACCTCCTCGACCCGTGGACGGGCGAGGCGGCCCGCATCGGCCGCTACACCGAGGACGGCGACGGCATCACCGTGCGCGTCACCCTCGAACCCGGTCAGGCCACGGTCATCGCCCTCGGCAGACCCGGACTCTTCGGGGACCGCAACGGAGACAGTCCGCACGCCGTGGGCGGGGACGCCGAGCGCGTGCTGTTCACCGCCCGCGGCCTCGCCGTGCGCACCACGACGGCGGGCACCTGCACCACCGAGCTGTCGAACGGCCGTACGGTGACCACCACCGTCCCCCGGGTGCCCGAGCCCGTCACCCCCGCCCGCTGGCAGCTGGAGGTCGAGGACTGGCGTCCCGGCGCCGGGCCGACCAGCACCGAGATCGTCCGGCGCACACTCCGCCTCGACGCCCTGCTGCCCTGGTCGCAGATCCCGGACCTGGCCGACTCGGCCGGCATCGGCCGCTACCGCACCACCGTCGTGCTGCCCTCCGACTGGACGTCGTCGCACGGCGCCTACCTGGAACTGGGCCAGGTCAGCGACACCTTCCGGGTCACCGTCAACGGCACTCCCCTGGCCCCCGCCGACCGGCTCCACCCGGTCGTCGACCTGGGCGGGCGGCTGCGCAGTGGCGACAACGTGATCGAGGTCGAGGTGGCCACCCCGCTCATCAACCGCCTCCGGGTGGCCCAGCCGGCCGTGTTCGGTGCCGTCGCCCGCCAGGCGTACGGGCTGACGGGCCCCGTCCGGCTGGTGCCCTACGTCCAGGAGGTGCTGGGCTGA
- a CDS encoding hemerythrin domain-containing protein, which yields MPETHDVVELILQDHRRMEDLFRLMRSVEADRAAALEEFADLLVAHALAEEAEVYPALKRYKNIDDEEVEHGEHEHDEGNEALLALLEVDEVGSEEWDSKLEELVEAVTHHADEEERTILNGARENVAMRRREELGVAFREERERQLKAGCGSVDNLRRIVGP from the coding sequence ATGCCCGAAACGCACGATGTCGTCGAGCTCATCCTTCAGGACCACCGGCGTATGGAGGACCTCTTCCGCCTGATGCGAAGCGTCGAAGCCGACCGAGCCGCCGCGCTGGAGGAGTTCGCGGACCTGTTGGTCGCGCACGCGCTGGCCGAGGAGGCCGAGGTCTATCCGGCCCTCAAGCGCTACAAGAACATCGACGACGAAGAGGTCGAGCACGGCGAGCACGAGCACGACGAGGGGAACGAAGCCCTCCTGGCCCTCCTCGAGGTCGATGAGGTCGGCTCCGAGGAATGGGACTCGAAGCTGGAGGAGCTGGTGGAGGCCGTCACCCACCACGCCGACGAGGAGGAGCGCACCATCCTCAACGGCGCGCGCGAGAACGTGGCGATGCGGCGGCGCGAGGAGCTGGGCGTGGCCTTCCGGGAGGAACGGGAGCGCCAGCTGAAGGCCGGCTGCGGCTCCGTGGACAACCTGCGCCGGATCGTCGGGCCCTGA
- a CDS encoding YihY/virulence factor BrkB family protein, producing the protein MGTVVHVPQTRDMIGDELSGDEAFTALRHYGSVRLLLDAFSRFRYADGFTNARALGFQIVLGMVPFTIALVGLASAAHTESVGRIIELTLGRIVPGASAEVIEDALRGTRRAAGSDRWGTVALCLGLVFSVVNLASAMGQVERGANRIYGVERDRPLPQKYGRAVLLAFAAGVPMVLGFLALVAGEAVGASTAEAFGWSRPPGWWGALEIPVGTALAWIASAVIFRWSPRRDQPGYTWLAFGSAVHLVLWVVATWLLTLYVSRSGSFGAVYGPLTAFVALLLWANLTGVALFLGIAFAAQLEAARAGLGRAVNPDPGP; encoded by the coding sequence ATGGGGACGGTGGTGCACGTCCCGCAGACGCGGGACATGATCGGGGACGAGCTCTCCGGCGACGAGGCCTTCACCGCGCTGCGGCACTACGGAAGTGTCCGACTGCTGCTCGACGCCTTCTCCCGGTTCCGCTACGCCGACGGCTTCACCAACGCGCGCGCCCTCGGCTTCCAGATCGTGCTGGGCATGGTGCCGTTCACCATCGCGCTCGTCGGCCTCGCCTCGGCCGCGCACACGGAGAGCGTGGGACGGATCATCGAACTGACCCTGGGCAGGATCGTGCCGGGTGCCAGTGCCGAGGTGATCGAGGACGCGCTGCGCGGCACCCGCCGCGCGGCCGGCTCCGACAGGTGGGGCACCGTGGCGCTGTGCCTGGGCCTGGTCTTCTCCGTCGTCAACCTGGCCTCGGCCATGGGCCAGGTCGAACGGGGCGCCAACCGCATCTACGGCGTCGAACGGGACCGGCCCCTGCCGCAGAAGTACGGCAGGGCCGTGCTCCTCGCCTTCGCCGCCGGCGTCCCCATGGTCCTGGGCTTCCTCGCCCTGGTCGCGGGCGAGGCCGTCGGCGCCTCGACGGCCGAGGCGTTCGGCTGGTCCCGGCCGCCGGGCTGGTGGGGCGCCCTGGAGATCCCGGTGGGAACGGCCCTCGCCTGGATCGCCTCCGCCGTCATCTTCCGCTGGTCGCCGCGGAGGGACCAGCCGGGCTACACCTGGCTGGCGTTCGGCTCCGCGGTGCACCTGGTGCTCTGGGTCGTCGCCACCTGGCTGCTGACGCTCTACGTCTCCCGAAGCGGCTCCTTCGGTGCCGTGTACGGCCCCCTCACGGCCTTCGTGGCCCTGCTGCTGTGGGCCAACCTGACGGGCGTCGCGCTGTTCCTGGGCATCGCGTTCGCCGCCCAGCTGGAAGCGGCGCGGGCGGGCCTGGGCCGTGCCGTCAACCCCGACCCGGGCCCCTGA
- a CDS encoding alkaline phosphatase D family protein: MAELRLGPLLRYTDGSCATVWVETSGPCSAEVRCSDGAGGTAATFQVAGHHYALVTVDGLRPGTSPSYEVFLDGSPVWPLPDSRFPPSVIRTPAAGDAVRVTFGSCRWAAPPADGKDPIGADALDALATRLSADPGAERPDVLLLLGDQVYADETSEEMQRWLATRRDLDEDPGSQVTDYEEYCHLYYESWLDPEIRWLLSTVPSFMIFDDHDIVDDWNTSAAWLADMRTTDWWQKRLVSGLMSYWVHQHLGNLSPAELAGDPTYAAVCAAPDGTEAVRALAVQADADLASVRFSYRRDFGRTRVVMVDSRAARVLEEDRRAMLDPGEADWLREQVLADTGAYDHLLIGTSLPWLLPHLVHDTEAWDAALCAGRRGRRWARFGEYLRRAADLEHWAAFPRSFADLAGLIAEAAAAPEGPASVCVLSGDVHHGYVARASWPSGGPGIPVLQLTCSPVHNSVPLSMRLGFRFGWSAPARLLGRALARHGRCSRPPVTWRKEGGPWFGNQLMTLTLRGRSARLRLEQTGTGATLRTVHDRDLTPA; this comes from the coding sequence GTGGCCGAACTGCGCCTGGGTCCACTGCTGAGGTACACCGACGGCTCGTGCGCGACCGTCTGGGTCGAGACGAGCGGTCCCTGCTCTGCGGAGGTGCGCTGTTCCGACGGCGCGGGCGGCACGGCCGCCACCTTCCAGGTGGCCGGGCACCACTACGCGCTCGTCACGGTGGACGGGCTGCGGCCGGGCACCTCACCGTCGTACGAGGTGTTCCTGGACGGCAGCCCGGTGTGGCCCCTGCCCGACTCCCGCTTCCCGCCCTCCGTCATCCGGACCCCCGCCGCCGGCGACGCCGTCCGGGTCACCTTCGGGTCCTGCCGCTGGGCCGCGCCCCCGGCCGACGGCAAGGACCCGATCGGTGCCGACGCCCTCGACGCCCTCGCCACCCGCCTGTCCGCCGATCCCGGGGCCGAGCGTCCCGACGTCCTGCTGCTGCTGGGCGACCAGGTCTACGCGGACGAGACGTCCGAGGAGATGCAGCGCTGGCTGGCCACCCGCCGCGATCTCGACGAGGACCCCGGCAGCCAGGTCACCGACTACGAGGAGTACTGCCACCTCTACTACGAGTCCTGGCTCGACCCCGAGATCCGCTGGCTGCTGTCCACCGTGCCCAGTTTCATGATCTTCGACGACCACGACATCGTCGACGACTGGAACACCTCCGCCGCCTGGCTCGCCGACATGCGCACCACCGACTGGTGGCAGAAACGGCTGGTCAGCGGCCTGATGTCGTACTGGGTGCACCAGCACCTGGGCAACCTCTCCCCCGCCGAGCTGGCCGGCGACCCGACCTACGCCGCCGTGTGCGCCGCACCGGACGGCACCGAGGCGGTGCGTGCCCTGGCCGTGCAGGCCGACGCCGACCTGGCCTCGGTCCGCTTCAGCTACCGGCGCGACTTCGGCCGGACCCGGGTGGTGATGGTCGACTCGCGGGCCGCCCGGGTCCTCGAGGAGGACCGCCGTGCCATGCTCGACCCGGGCGAGGCCGACTGGCTGCGCGAGCAGGTGCTGGCCGACACCGGAGCGTACGACCACCTCCTGATCGGCACTTCCCTGCCCTGGCTGCTGCCGCACCTGGTGCACGACACCGAGGCCTGGGACGCGGCCCTGTGCGCCGGCCGGCGCGGGCGGCGCTGGGCCCGCTTCGGCGAGTACCTGCGCCGCGCAGCCGATCTGGAGCACTGGGCCGCCTTCCCCCGGTCCTTCGCCGACCTGGCCGGCCTGATCGCCGAGGCCGCCGCCGCGCCGGAGGGCCCGGCGAGCGTGTGCGTGCTGTCCGGAGACGTGCACCACGGTTACGTCGCGCGGGCCTCCTGGCCGTCCGGAGGACCCGGCATCCCCGTCCTCCAGCTCACCTGCTCGCCCGTGCACAACTCCGTGCCCCTGTCGATGCGGCTCGGTTTCCGCTTCGGCTGGAGCGCTCCGGCCCGCCTGCTGGGGCGGGCCCTGGCCCGGCACGGACGCTGCTCCCGGCCGCCGGTGACCTGGCGCAAGGAGGGCGGCCCGTGGTTCGGCAACCAGCTGATGACGCTGACCCTGCGGGGGCGTTCGGCCCGGCTGCGGCTGGAGCAGACCGGCACGGGCGCGACACTGCGCACCGTGCACGACCGTGACCTGACGCCCGCGTGA